A genomic region of uncultured Roseibium sp. contains the following coding sequences:
- the ntrC gene encoding nitrogen regulation protein NR(I) has product MPTGTILVADDDAAIRTVLNQALSRAGYTVRLTSNASTLWRWVSSGDGDLVITDVVMPDENIFDVLPRMKKMRPELPVLVMSAQNTFMTAIKASEKGAYEYLPKPFDLKELTNIVQRALEEPKKRPALDIEDAGEGMPLVGRSPAMQEIYRILARLMQTDLTVMINGESGTGKELVARALHDYGKRRNGPFVAINMAAIPRDLIEAELFGHEKGAFTGAQNRSSGRFEQADGGTLFLDEIGDMPMEAQTRLLRVLQQGEYTTVGGRTPIKTDVRIVAATNKDLRHLINQGLFREDLYFRLNVVPIRLPPLRERVEDIPDLVRHFFSLVEKEGLQAKQIDVGALNMLRRYRWPGNVRELENLVRRLAALYPQDVISESLLDQELSQPSAVSSSEEVSENVNLGGSVEKYLSGYFDTFGEALPPPGLYHRILREVEYPLISAALAATRGNQIKAAELLGVNRNTLRKKIRDLDIQVMRSAR; this is encoded by the coding sequence ATGCCGACAGGTACAATCCTTGTTGCAGATGATGACGCGGCGATCCGCACCGTACTCAACCAGGCGCTCTCGAGGGCCGGGTACACGGTTCGGCTGACGTCAAATGCCTCCACGCTCTGGCGATGGGTTTCATCCGGAGATGGTGATCTCGTCATCACCGACGTCGTCATGCCGGACGAGAATATCTTCGATGTCCTGCCGCGCATGAAAAAGATGCGGCCGGAATTGCCGGTACTCGTCATGAGTGCCCAGAACACGTTCATGACCGCGATCAAGGCGTCCGAAAAGGGAGCCTATGAGTATCTGCCGAAACCCTTCGATCTGAAGGAACTCACCAATATCGTGCAGCGGGCGCTCGAGGAGCCCAAGAAAAGACCGGCGCTCGACATCGAGGATGCCGGTGAGGGGATGCCGCTTGTGGGCCGCTCGCCGGCCATGCAGGAAATCTACCGTATTCTCGCGCGGCTGATGCAGACCGACCTGACGGTGATGATCAACGGGGAGTCGGGCACGGGCAAGGAACTCGTTGCGCGCGCATTGCATGACTACGGAAAAAGACGAAACGGCCCGTTCGTTGCCATCAACATGGCGGCCATCCCGCGGGACCTGATCGAGGCCGAGCTGTTCGGTCACGAAAAGGGGGCCTTTACCGGCGCACAAAACCGAAGTTCGGGCCGGTTTGAGCAGGCTGATGGCGGTACGCTGTTTCTCGACGAGATCGGCGACATGCCGATGGAAGCACAGACACGGTTGCTGCGCGTTTTGCAGCAGGGCGAGTACACCACTGTCGGCGGACGGACGCCGATCAAGACCGACGTGCGCATTGTTGCCGCGACCAACAAGGATCTGCGTCACCTGATCAACCAGGGTCTGTTCCGCGAAGATCTCTATTTCAGGCTCAACGTCGTTCCGATCCGGTTGCCACCGCTGCGTGAAAGGGTCGAGGACATTCCGGACCTCGTGCGGCACTTCTTCTCGCTCGTCGAGAAGGAGGGTCTGCAGGCAAAGCAGATCGATGTCGGAGCGCTCAATATGCTGCGCCGCTACCGCTGGCCAGGCAATGTGCGTGAGCTGGAAAACCTGGTCCGGCGCCTGGCGGCGCTTTATCCGCAGGATGTGATCAGTGAAAGTCTGCTCGACCAGGAGCTGAGCCAGCCCAGCGCCGTTTCGAGTTCCGAGGAAGTGAGCGAGAATGTCAATCTGGGCGGTTCGGTGGAGAAATACCTTTCCGGCTACTTCGACACTTTCGGTGAGGCCCTTCCGCCACCCGGTCTCTATCACCGCATCCTGCGGGAGGTCGAATACCCGCTTATCAGCGCCGCTCTGGCTGCAACACGCGGCAATCAGATAAAGGCGGCCGAGCTTCTAGGCGTCAACAGAAACACCTTGCGCAAGAAGATCAGGGATCTCGATATCCAGGTGATGCGCTCCGCCAGGTGA
- a CDS encoding nitrogen regulation protein NR(II) — protein sequence MLASDGPTILDALPHPVLLVAPDGVIESANMAAEIFMRSSASVLRRHPISDFVPFGSPLLTLIEQVRERAAPVNEYKVDIGSPRIGAPKMVDINAAPVSDRPGAVVLMFQERTMAEKIDRQLTSRGAARTVTGLAAMLAHEIKNPLSGIRGAAQLLEQSVVDDDRSLTRLIMDETDRIVKLVDRMEVFSDERPIEREPVNIHVVLDRVKSLSDNGFARNKRIVEIYDPSLPPVYANKDQLIQVFLNLVKNASEAIGDDPDGEIRISTAFRPGVRLSVPGTEQRVSLPLEFCVQDNGPGVPDDLLPHLFEPFITTKTNGSGLGLALVAKIIGDHGGVIECDSQRERTIFRILMPAYSGETTPDSDTASEGKE from the coding sequence ATGCTCGCGAGTGATGGTCCGACCATATTAGACGCGCTTCCGCACCCGGTGCTGCTCGTGGCGCCTGACGGTGTCATCGAATCTGCGAACATGGCCGCGGAGATCTTCATGCGGTCCAGTGCCTCCGTCCTGCGGCGGCACCCGATCAGCGACTTCGTTCCCTTCGGCAGTCCGCTGCTCACCCTGATCGAACAGGTGCGTGAACGGGCGGCGCCCGTCAACGAATACAAGGTCGATATCGGTTCACCGCGCATCGGTGCGCCGAAGATGGTCGATATCAATGCCGCGCCGGTTTCAGATCGGCCGGGTGCCGTGGTCCTGATGTTTCAGGAACGGACCATGGCGGAGAAAATCGACCGGCAGCTGACTTCCCGGGGGGCGGCGCGTACCGTGACCGGACTCGCGGCGATGCTGGCGCACGAAATCAAGAACCCGCTCTCCGGAATTCGAGGCGCCGCGCAGTTGCTGGAGCAATCCGTGGTCGATGACGACCGCTCCCTGACCCGGCTCATCATGGACGAGACCGACCGGATCGTGAAACTTGTCGATCGGATGGAAGTCTTTTCCGACGAGAGACCGATCGAGCGTGAACCGGTGAACATTCACGTCGTGCTCGACAGGGTCAAAAGCCTTTCCGACAACGGGTTCGCCCGTAACAAGAGGATCGTGGAGATCTACGATCCATCCCTGCCGCCGGTCTATGCGAACAAGGACCAGCTTATTCAGGTGTTTCTCAATCTTGTAAAGAACGCGAGCGAGGCGATCGGAGACGACCCCGACGGGGAGATCCGGATCTCGACCGCGTTTCGCCCGGGTGTCCGCCTTTCAGTGCCCGGAACCGAGCAGCGTGTCAGTCTTCCACTCGAATTCTGCGTACAGGACAACGGTCCGGGTGTTCCCGATGACCTCCTGCCGCATCTCTTTGAACCCTTTATCACGACGAAAACCAACGGCTCCGGTCTGGGCCTGGCGCTGGTTGCAAAGATTATCGGCGATCATGGCGGCGTCATCGAATGCGACAGCCAGCGTGAAAGAACCATTTTTCGCATCCTAATGCCTGCGTATTCCGGCGAAACGACTCCGGATTCCGACACGGCGAGCGAGGGAAAAGAATAA
- the dusB gene encoding tRNA dihydrouridine synthase DusB, with protein MSGVTDLPFRRLAARFGAGMVVSEMVASETFVKGDAETQMRAEAQEKGLHVVQLAGREARWMGEAAKVIAGLGADVIDINMGCPAKKVTSGYSGSALMRDLDHALTLIDATVAAVDIPVTVKMRLGWDDTSMNAAELARRAEDAGVQLVTVHGRTRCQFYKGTANWKAIRDVKKAISIPLISNGDCKSVEDAEAMLCVSGSDGIMIGRGAYGRPWLPGHVGHYLATGERLEAPAAAEFADLVAGHYEDMLSHYGEIAGVRIARKHLGWYLDDAATRGAAQCPANERRILMTSNSPAEVLRLIIDWFSTSNDRIAA; from the coding sequence ATGTCGGGTGTCACCGATCTGCCGTTTCGCCGGCTTGCTGCGCGTTTCGGAGCCGGCATGGTTGTCAGTGAGATGGTCGCCAGCGAAACCTTCGTGAAAGGGGACGCGGAAACGCAGATGCGCGCCGAGGCTCAGGAGAAAGGGCTGCACGTCGTCCAGCTCGCCGGAAGGGAAGCCCGCTGGATGGGCGAGGCGGCAAAGGTCATTGCCGGACTTGGTGCCGATGTCATCGATATCAACATGGGCTGCCCGGCAAAGAAGGTCACGTCCGGTTATTCCGGCTCCGCACTGATGCGGGATCTGGATCATGCCCTGACCCTGATTGATGCGACGGTCGCCGCGGTCGATATTCCGGTTACGGTCAAGATGCGCCTCGGCTGGGACGACACGTCCATGAATGCAGCTGAACTTGCGCGCAGGGCCGAAGACGCCGGCGTCCAGCTTGTCACGGTTCACGGCAGAACGCGGTGCCAGTTCTACAAGGGGACGGCGAACTGGAAGGCCATTCGAGACGTGAAGAAGGCGATCTCTATTCCGCTGATTTCAAACGGTGACTGCAAGTCGGTCGAGGACGCGGAAGCCATGCTCTGCGTGAGCGGGTCCGACGGCATCATGATCGGACGCGGTGCCTATGGCCGGCCCTGGCTGCCCGGCCACGTAGGACACTATCTGGCAACCGGCGAGCGCCTCGAAGCGCCTGCGGCGGCGGAGTTCGCAGATCTCGTCGCCGGACATTACGAAGACATGCTGAGCCATTACGGGGAAATTGCCGGTGTCCGGATCGCCCGCAAACATCTGGGCTGGTATCTCGATGATGCCGCCACCCGCGGGGCCGCCCAGTGTCCGGCCAACGAGAGACGGATTCTCATGACATCCAATTCGCCTGCCGAAGTGCTGCGATTGATCATCGACTGGTTCTCAACATCCAACGATCGGATAGCCGCGTGA
- a CDS encoding bifunctional 2-C-methyl-D-erythritol 4-phosphate cytidylyltransferase/2-C-methyl-D-erythritol 2,4-cyclodiphosphate synthase translates to MNKTAAALIVAAGRGTRLSDPDNSQPKQYKTIAGRPILSHTLDVFLNHPRIAQILTVIHADDTTLYDEAVAAARFETDGKALMTAIGGDTRQQSVLAGLKALEGTGCDFVLIHDAARPFLSEPVIDGILASLDKGAEGVLAAVPVVDTLKRCEEQDRKLQTIDRTGLWAAQTPQAFPFRPILEAHLNAAEDGRHDFTDDTGLAEWAGLKVELSEGDPANFKITTRQDLARAEKQVNHIPMKQETRTRPLLSELLDVRTGIGYDVHAFEHGDTVVLGGVAIPHARKLKGHSDADVVLHAITDATLGAIGDGDIGSHFPPSDPMWKGASSDRFQRDATDRLTKLGGRLAHIDVTIVCEEPKIGPHRNGIRQKIAEICDVPLSRVSVKATTSERLGFTGRKEGIAALASVTVRLPLPENE, encoded by the coding sequence ATGAACAAAACGGCCGCCGCATTGATCGTCGCGGCAGGACGTGGAACGCGCCTTTCGGACCCGGATAATAGCCAGCCGAAGCAGTACAAGACAATTGCCGGACGCCCGATCCTGTCTCATACACTGGACGTCTTCCTTAATCATCCTCGAATCGCACAAATTCTGACGGTCATCCATGCAGATGACACCACGCTTTATGACGAGGCCGTAGCTGCAGCCCGTTTTGAAACTGATGGCAAGGCGCTCATGACGGCGATCGGCGGCGATACCCGTCAACAGTCCGTGCTGGCAGGCTTGAAGGCGCTTGAGGGCACCGGTTGTGATTTCGTGCTCATTCACGATGCCGCACGACCGTTCCTCTCAGAACCGGTGATTGACGGCATCCTCGCAAGCTTGGACAAAGGCGCCGAGGGCGTGCTTGCCGCAGTTCCCGTTGTCGACACGCTGAAACGCTGCGAGGAACAGGACCGGAAACTGCAAACGATTGATAGAACCGGCCTGTGGGCAGCACAGACACCGCAGGCTTTTCCATTCCGGCCGATCCTGGAGGCCCATCTGAATGCGGCCGAAGACGGCCGGCATGATTTTACCGACGACACCGGTCTGGCCGAATGGGCAGGCTTGAAGGTAGAACTGAGCGAAGGCGATCCGGCAAACTTCAAGATCACCACGCGGCAGGATCTGGCACGCGCCGAAAAACAGGTGAATCACATCCCGATGAAACAGGAAACCCGCACCCGCCCACTTTTGTCGGAGCTTTTGGATGTCCGGACGGGTATCGGATATGACGTTCACGCATTTGAACATGGAGATACCGTTGTTCTTGGCGGCGTGGCCATTCCCCACGCCAGGAAACTCAAGGGGCACTCCGACGCGGATGTTGTGTTACACGCGATCACGGATGCCACGCTTGGTGCCATTGGTGACGGTGATATCGGCAGCCATTTTCCGCCGAGTGACCCGATGTGGAAAGGGGCTTCCTCGGATCGGTTCCAGCGTGATGCTACGGATCGGCTGACGAAGCTTGGCGGACGGCTTGCCCATATCGACGTCACCATCGTCTGTGAAGAACCCAAGATTGGCCCGCACCGGAACGGCATCCGGCAGAAAATCGCCGAGATCTGTGACGTTCCGCTTTCGCGCGTATCGGTGAAGGCAACGACATCCGAGCGGCTCGGCTTCACAGGACGCAAAGAGGGCATTGCGGCACTTGCGAGCGTGACGGTTCGTTTGCCACTTCCAGAAAACGAGTGA
- a CDS encoding CinA family protein: MKEQRPASLDDLAPLTREVLEELKDQGKMIATAESCTGGLICAALTEIAGSSVAVDRGFVTYSNEAKTELIGVPASLIASEGAVSKDVAIAMAEGALARSNGDISVSVTGIAGPGGGSEHKPVGTVHIAVAATGRPTQHFHCWFADHGRQSIRLETVKTALTSVLNELKAAKSH, from the coding sequence ATGAAGGAACAACGTCCGGCAAGTCTTGATGATCTTGCCCCCCTGACCCGGGAAGTTCTGGAAGAACTGAAGGACCAGGGCAAAATGATCGCAACGGCCGAATCGTGCACCGGCGGCCTGATTTGCGCTGCCCTAACGGAAATTGCTGGCTCATCAGTGGCGGTGGACCGGGGCTTCGTGACTTATTCGAACGAGGCGAAGACAGAACTCATCGGGGTTCCGGCAAGCCTCATCGCAAGTGAAGGCGCCGTCAGCAAGGATGTTGCAATTGCCATGGCTGAAGGTGCACTGGCGCGTTCAAATGGCGATATCTCGGTCTCGGTCACCGGCATCGCGGGCCCTGGCGGCGGGTCCGAACACAAGCCCGTCGGCACCGTCCACATTGCGGTTGCGGCCACCGGCAGACCAACACAGCATTTTCACTGCTGGTTCGCCGATCACGGACGTCAATCCATACGCCTTGAGACAGTAAAAACTGCCCTTACGTCAGTTCTAAATGAACTCAAGGCGGCAAAATCTCATTAA